The following coding sequences lie in one Anomaloglossus baeobatrachus isolate aAnoBae1 chromosome 7, aAnoBae1.hap1, whole genome shotgun sequence genomic window:
- the LOC142246510 gene encoding E3 ubiquitin/ISG15 ligase TRIM25-like encodes MASAELRDELDCSICLSLYTDPVSLRCGHFFCRSCIVSALDAQEAAGVYSCPDCRAEYPERPTLEKNRKLRNIVERFSSTQPEMEETRIFCMYCDSPVPAVRSCLQCENSLCGKHLTAHNKTADHMLTEPTGSFGHKKCSLHKKVLEYYCPQDAVCLCASCCLVGEHRGHQVELLDEASETKKKKLREYLDELNPKKAEIQTRVQNLQDRKRKIQEKASDKRKNISKIFMDIKNQLEIAEKKALSEVSRQEKKIVSQISHLIKKLDTEEDELSRKMHHVEEMCGVTDPITLLQESDIIMSSQGAEEDTGGDGGEVSSEEDLDEVLISLTLHRSMRDIVTNVTSELGVHVSDILLDVDTAHRLVTLSEDLKMAIHIGEKQNKPESSGRFVDYSQVLSRCGFSSGRHYWEVEWNQIGECDIGLSYPSIERKGDQSGIGYSDKSWGLDIYNGGYKVWHNSNVLILSMTPTCPTLGVFLDYEAGRLSFYELCDPIRHLHTFTASFTEPLHVLLYVENGTSVTIRS; translated from the coding sequence ATGGCGTCTGCTGAGCTGAGGGACGAGCTGGACTGCTCCATCTGCCTGAGCCTCTATACAGATCCCGtatccctgagatgtggacacttCTTCTGCCGCTCGTGTATTGTGAGTGCGCTGGATGCACAGGAGGCGGCTGGAGTGTATTCCTGTCCTGACTGCAGAGCAGAATATCCGGAGCGTCCGACCCTGGAGAAGAACCGGAAGCTGAGGAACATAGTGGAGCGTTTCTCATCTACTCAGCCTGAGATGGAGGAGACCAGAATCTTCTGTATGTACTGTGATTCTCCTGTCCCGGctgtgagatcctgtctgcagtgtgAGAACTCCCTGTGTGGCAAACATCTGACAGCCCACAACAAAACTGCTGATCATATGTTAACAGAACCTACCGGCTCTTTTGGTCACAAAAAATGTTCCCTCCACAAGAAGGTTCTGGAGTATTACTGCCCACAGGACGCGGTTTGTCTGTGTGCGTCTTGCTGTCTGGTTGGTGAACACCGAGGACACCAGGTGGAGCTTCTAGATGAGGCTTCTGAGACCAAGAAGAAGAAATTGAGGGAGTATCTGGATGAACTGAACCCAAAAAAAGCAGAAATTCAGACAAGAGTCCAGAATCTACAGGATCGTAAGAGGAAGATCCAGGAGAAAGCCTCCGATAAGAGGAAGAACATTAGTAAGATATTTATGGACATTAAGAATCAACTGGAAATTGCAGAAAAGAAGGCACTGAGCGAGGTCTCCAGGCAGGAGAAGAAGATTGTGTCCCAGATATCTCATCTGATCAAGAAGCTGGATACAGAGgaggacgagctgtccaggaaaATGCATCATGTGGAGGAGATGTGTGGTGTCACCGACCCAATAACACTCTTACAAGAAAGTGACATTATAATGTCTAGTCAAGGAGCTGAGGAGGACACaggaggtgatggtggagaggtcagtTCTGAGGAGGATCTGGATGAGGTTCTGATCTCACTGACCTTACACCGATCTATGAGGGATATTGTCACCAATGTAACATCAGAGCTCGGGGTCCATGTCTCAGACATATTGCTGGATGTGGACACGGCTCATAGACTGGTGACGTTATCAGAAGATCTGAAAATGGCAATACATATAGGAGAAAAACAGAACAAACCAGAATCATCAGGAAGATTTGTGGATTACTCACAGGTGTTAAGCAGATGTGGCTTttcctcaggacgacattactgggaggTGGAGTGGAACCAGATAGGAGAATGTGACATCGGATTGTCCTATCCCAGTATAGAGAGGAAAGGAGATCAGTCTGGTATTGGATATAGTGATAAATCTTGGGGTTTGGATATTTATAATGGAGGATATAAGGTATGGCACAACTCAAATGTATTAATCCTCAGTATGACGCCAACATGTCCGACACTTGGAGTCTTCTTAGACTATGAGGCCGGGCGTCTGTCCttctatgagctgtgtgaccccatcagacacttgcACACCTTCACCGCCTCCTTCACTGAACCCCTACATGTTCTCCTCTATGTGGAGAATGGAACCTCTGTCACAATAAGAAGCTGA